Proteins co-encoded in one Malus domestica chromosome 09, GDT2T_hap1 genomic window:
- the LOC103443834 gene encoding calmodulin-interacting protein 111 isoform X1, which yields MPSAKGKKHSKTQSRLSNSSDNFSSNGSLDFGETEEGFASSIEQASIKYPSLIAKSAFVARVADVQDDPKSCKIWLSEPSMVASSFTPGSIVSVSLPSSKSRYSDGFPLCSLADECARTFGIGSCGQLANEAGNYFALATIFPSSKVTKNEVLLSSNLSNTIGCPPSGRVIFIHSVQNQFGVGLLGKTGKPHSTGVDCLSVYDCKELVLEIVPSNNRLTMNNTSVNISAEKSYHYSEKGMAASPKTPLNRSKLSVSSTSPVTSPRCESVAGVTIPNVPSVNSFDVEEVLGVDSTKRLLQTCATTWLYSRCLLCGNFVTIPMLSQLCLLRVIRAKSLSNFDAKDLLNEASKVVGYENDAFLVKRETKLSFHLPSNQASKTQQRRNLSKCNDPAANTGDNISRLGGLSKEYAVLKDIIFSSSMDTFSSLGLRTTKGVLLHGPPGTGKTSLARLCACDAGINFFSVNGPELVSQYYGESEKALREVFESASQAAPSVVFIDELDAIAPARKEGGEELSQRMVATLLNLMDGVSRTEGVLVIAATNRPDSIEPALRRPGRLDREIEIGVPSPNQRLEILHSLIGEMEQSLSYEQVQHLAIATHGFVGADLAALCNEAAFNCLRRYVKLKYSDDCLHQTSIADEDCSKGLNVPGFSKYTTDITMDYSDSRSSSVSHLDFSLETSLHLKGTNGDGDKFLNDIEGECVLKVTFEDFEKARMRVRPSAMREVILEVPKVNWEDVGGQREVKNQLMEAVIWPQKHWEAFKRIGTQPPTGVLMFGPPGCSKTLMARAVASEAGLNFLAVKGPELFSKWVGESEKAVKSLFAKARANAPAIIFFDEIDGLAAIRGKESDGVSVSDRVMSQLLVELDGLHERVNVTVIAATNRPDKIDSALLRPGRFDRLLYVGPPDETDREEIFHIHLRKIPCSSDVTISELARLSEGCTGADISLICREAAVAAMEESLDASEVKMQHLKTAIKQVKPTEIHLYQELSDKFQRLVLSSTKEN from the exons ATGCCTTCTGCAAAAGGAAAGAAGCATTCGAAGACCCAATCGAGGCTATCGAATTCTTCCGACAACTTCTCGTCAAATGGGTCGCTTGATTTCGGAGAAACAGAAGAGGGTTTTGCGAGCTCCATCGAACAAGCTTCGATCAAATACCCATCTCTGATTGCTAAGTCTGCTTTCGTTGCCCGAGTCGCCGACGTTCAGGACGACCCCAAAAGCTGCAAAATTTGGCTCTCAGAGCCATCCATGGTCGCCTCTTCCTTCACTCCTGGCTCCATTGTTTCG GTGTCGCTTCCGAGCTCGAAGAGTAGATATTCAGATGGGTTTCCTCTCTGTTCATTAGCAGATGAATGTGCTAGAACTTTTGGGATTGGTTCTTGTGGGCAGTTGGCTAATGAAGCAGGAAACTACTTTGCTCTTGCTacaatttttccttcttctaAG GTTACGAAGAATGAAGTGCTATTGTCTTCAAATCTTTCAAATACAATTGGTTGTCCTCCATCAGGTAGGGTAATATTCATCCACTCTGTACAAAATCAGTTTGGAGTTGGTCTTCTGGGTAAGACAGGAAAACCACATAGCACCGGAGTTGATTGCCTCTCAGTATACGACTGCAAGGAGTTAGTTTTGGAGATTGTTCCTTCTAATAATAGATTAACCATGAACAATACCTCTGTCAACATTTCCGCTGAAAAATCTTACCATTATTCTGAAAAGGGAATGGCTGCATCTCCTAAGACACCATTGAATCGATCAAAGCTAAGTGTGTCTAGTACTAGTCCAGTAACTTCACCTCGATGTGAGTCAGTAGCAGGTGTAACCATTCCCAATGTGCCATCTGTTAATTCTTTTGATGTTGAAGAGGTTTTAGGGGTTGACAGTACCAAAAGACTTCTGCAGACATGTGCTACTACATGGTTGTATTCTCGCTGTCTACTTTGTGGAAATTTTGTCACCATCCCAATGCTCTCACAACTTTGTTTACTCCGAGTGATTCGTGCTAAAAGTTTGTCAAACTTTGATGCTAAAGATTTGCTAAATGAGGCTTCTAAAGTAGTGGGCTATGAAAATGATGCTTTTCTAGTGAAGCGAGAAACAAAATTATCTTTCCATTTGCCATCAAACCAAGCATCTAAAACTCAACAGAGAAGAAATCTATCCAAATGTAATGATCCTGCCGCTAATACAGGAGATAACATTTCAAGATTGGGGGGTCTTTCTAAAGAATATGCAGTTTTGAAGGACATCATATTTTCCTCCTCTATGGACACTTTCTCAAG tctTGGTTTACGAACTACAAAGGGAGTGCTTCTTCATGGTCCTCCTGGTACGGGAAAGACTTCTTTGGCTCGATTATGTGCCTGTGATGCTGGCATTAACTTTTTCTCTGTCAATGGACCTGAACTTGTGAGTCAATACTATGGAGAAAGCGAGAAAGCTTTGCGAGAAGTTTTCGAATCAGCTAGCCAAGCTGCACCTTCTGTG GTATTCATTGATGAGCTGGATGCTATCGCACCTGCAAGGAAAGAAGGAGGTGAGGAGCTATCTCAAAGAATGGTTGCTACACTGTTGAATTTGATGGATGGTGTAAGTAGAACAGAAGGTGTACTTGTAATTGCTGCTACCAACAGGCCTGATAGCATTGAGCCTGCACTCAGACGACCTGGAAGACTTGACAGGGAAATTGAAATAG GTGTGCCATCTCCCAATCAACGTTTGGAGATACTTCATTCTCTTATCGGCGAAATGGAGCAATCTCTTTCATATGAGCAAGTTCAACATCTTGCTATTGCTACACATGGTTTCGTCGGTGCTGATCTGGCTGCCCTTTGTAATGAAGCAGCCTTCAATTGTCTTAGACGTTATGTCAAATTGAAATACTCTGATGATTGTTTGCACCAAACATCTATTGCTGATGAAGATTGTTCTAAAGGTCTAAATGTACCTGGTTTCTCAAAATATACGACAGACATAACGATGGATTACTCAGATTCCAGATCTTCATCTGTCTCACATTTGGATTTTTCTTTAGAGACATCCTTGCATTTAAAGGGAACAAATGGAGATGGTGATAAATTTCTGAATGACATTGAAGGAGAATGTGTCTTGAAAGTGACTTTTGAAGATTTTGAAAAGGCCAGGATGAGAGTGAGGCCCAGTGCCATGCGGGAG GTAATACTTGAAGTTCCGAAAGTTAATTGGGAAGATGTTGGTGGTCAAAGGGAGGTAAAAAATCAGTTAATGGAAGCCGTAATATGGCCTCAAAAACACTGGGAAGCATTCAAGCGTATCGGGACTCAGCCCCCGACAGGGGTCCTGATGTTTGGTCCTCCTGGATGCAGCAAAACCCTTATGGCTCGTGCTGTAGCTTCTGAGGCAGGGCTAAATTTCCTTGCTGTGAAGGGTCCAGAACTTTTTAGCAAATGGGTTGGTGAATCTGAGAAGGCTGTGAAATCCCTGTTTGCGAAAGCAAGGGCTAATGCTCCAGCAATCATATTCTTCGATGAAATTGACGGGCTTGCTGCCATTCGTGGGAAGGAAAGTGATGGAGTTTCAGTTTCGGATAGGGTTATGAGTCAGCTGCTTGTTGAATTGGATG GTTTACATGAAAGAGTTAATGTAACTGTCATTGCTGCTACAAATAGGCCGGACAAGATTGATAGTGCCCTTCTGAGGCCAG GACGCTTTGACCGGCTGCTATATGTGGGACCTCCGGATGAGACTGATCGGGAAGAGATATTTCATATCCATCTGCGCAAGATACCATGCAGTTCTGATGTCACAATATCTGAACTTGCTCGTCTTTCAGAAGGCTGTACTGGTGCTGATATATCGTTAATCTGCCGAGAAGCAGCCGTTGCAGCTATGGAG GAGAGCCTTGATGCCTCAGAAGTAAAAATGCAACATTTAAAAACTGCAATTAAACAAGTGAAGCCAACAGAAATTCATCTTTATCAAGAACTATCCGACAAATTTCAAAGACTTGTTCTTTCTAGCACAAAAGAGAACTAA
- the LOC103443834 gene encoding calmodulin-interacting protein 111 isoform X2: MPSAKGKKHSKTQSRLSNSSDNFSSNGSLDFGETEEGFASSIEQASIKYPSLIAKSAFVARVADVQDDPKSCKIWLSEPSMVASSFTPGSIVSVSLPSSKSRYSDGFPLCSLADECARTFGIGSCGQLANEAGNYFALATIFPSSKVTKNEVLLSSNLSNTIGCPPSGDNISRLGGLSKEYAVLKDIIFSSSMDTFSSLGLRTTKGVLLHGPPGTGKTSLARLCACDAGINFFSVNGPELVSQYYGESEKALREVFESASQAAPSVVFIDELDAIAPARKEGGEELSQRMVATLLNLMDGVSRTEGVLVIAATNRPDSIEPALRRPGRLDREIEIGVPSPNQRLEILHSLIGEMEQSLSYEQVQHLAIATHGFVGADLAALCNEAAFNCLRRYVKLKYSDDCLHQTSIADEDCSKGLNVPGFSKYTTDITMDYSDSRSSSVSHLDFSLETSLHLKGTNGDGDKFLNDIEGECVLKVTFEDFEKARMRVRPSAMREVILEVPKVNWEDVGGQREVKNQLMEAVIWPQKHWEAFKRIGTQPPTGVLMFGPPGCSKTLMARAVASEAGLNFLAVKGPELFSKWVGESEKAVKSLFAKARANAPAIIFFDEIDGLAAIRGKESDGVSVSDRVMSQLLVELDGLHERVNVTVIAATNRPDKIDSALLRPGRFDRLLYVGPPDETDREEIFHIHLRKIPCSSDVTISELARLSEGCTGADISLICREAAVAAMEESLDASEVKMQHLKTAIKQVKPTEIHLYQELSDKFQRLVLSSTKEN; this comes from the exons ATGCCTTCTGCAAAAGGAAAGAAGCATTCGAAGACCCAATCGAGGCTATCGAATTCTTCCGACAACTTCTCGTCAAATGGGTCGCTTGATTTCGGAGAAACAGAAGAGGGTTTTGCGAGCTCCATCGAACAAGCTTCGATCAAATACCCATCTCTGATTGCTAAGTCTGCTTTCGTTGCCCGAGTCGCCGACGTTCAGGACGACCCCAAAAGCTGCAAAATTTGGCTCTCAGAGCCATCCATGGTCGCCTCTTCCTTCACTCCTGGCTCCATTGTTTCG GTGTCGCTTCCGAGCTCGAAGAGTAGATATTCAGATGGGTTTCCTCTCTGTTCATTAGCAGATGAATGTGCTAGAACTTTTGGGATTGGTTCTTGTGGGCAGTTGGCTAATGAAGCAGGAAACTACTTTGCTCTTGCTacaatttttccttcttctaAG GTTACGAAGAATGAAGTGCTATTGTCTTCAAATCTTTCAAATACAATTGGTTGTCCTCCATCAG GAGATAACATTTCAAGATTGGGGGGTCTTTCTAAAGAATATGCAGTTTTGAAGGACATCATATTTTCCTCCTCTATGGACACTTTCTCAAG tctTGGTTTACGAACTACAAAGGGAGTGCTTCTTCATGGTCCTCCTGGTACGGGAAAGACTTCTTTGGCTCGATTATGTGCCTGTGATGCTGGCATTAACTTTTTCTCTGTCAATGGACCTGAACTTGTGAGTCAATACTATGGAGAAAGCGAGAAAGCTTTGCGAGAAGTTTTCGAATCAGCTAGCCAAGCTGCACCTTCTGTG GTATTCATTGATGAGCTGGATGCTATCGCACCTGCAAGGAAAGAAGGAGGTGAGGAGCTATCTCAAAGAATGGTTGCTACACTGTTGAATTTGATGGATGGTGTAAGTAGAACAGAAGGTGTACTTGTAATTGCTGCTACCAACAGGCCTGATAGCATTGAGCCTGCACTCAGACGACCTGGAAGACTTGACAGGGAAATTGAAATAG GTGTGCCATCTCCCAATCAACGTTTGGAGATACTTCATTCTCTTATCGGCGAAATGGAGCAATCTCTTTCATATGAGCAAGTTCAACATCTTGCTATTGCTACACATGGTTTCGTCGGTGCTGATCTGGCTGCCCTTTGTAATGAAGCAGCCTTCAATTGTCTTAGACGTTATGTCAAATTGAAATACTCTGATGATTGTTTGCACCAAACATCTATTGCTGATGAAGATTGTTCTAAAGGTCTAAATGTACCTGGTTTCTCAAAATATACGACAGACATAACGATGGATTACTCAGATTCCAGATCTTCATCTGTCTCACATTTGGATTTTTCTTTAGAGACATCCTTGCATTTAAAGGGAACAAATGGAGATGGTGATAAATTTCTGAATGACATTGAAGGAGAATGTGTCTTGAAAGTGACTTTTGAAGATTTTGAAAAGGCCAGGATGAGAGTGAGGCCCAGTGCCATGCGGGAG GTAATACTTGAAGTTCCGAAAGTTAATTGGGAAGATGTTGGTGGTCAAAGGGAGGTAAAAAATCAGTTAATGGAAGCCGTAATATGGCCTCAAAAACACTGGGAAGCATTCAAGCGTATCGGGACTCAGCCCCCGACAGGGGTCCTGATGTTTGGTCCTCCTGGATGCAGCAAAACCCTTATGGCTCGTGCTGTAGCTTCTGAGGCAGGGCTAAATTTCCTTGCTGTGAAGGGTCCAGAACTTTTTAGCAAATGGGTTGGTGAATCTGAGAAGGCTGTGAAATCCCTGTTTGCGAAAGCAAGGGCTAATGCTCCAGCAATCATATTCTTCGATGAAATTGACGGGCTTGCTGCCATTCGTGGGAAGGAAAGTGATGGAGTTTCAGTTTCGGATAGGGTTATGAGTCAGCTGCTTGTTGAATTGGATG GTTTACATGAAAGAGTTAATGTAACTGTCATTGCTGCTACAAATAGGCCGGACAAGATTGATAGTGCCCTTCTGAGGCCAG GACGCTTTGACCGGCTGCTATATGTGGGACCTCCGGATGAGACTGATCGGGAAGAGATATTTCATATCCATCTGCGCAAGATACCATGCAGTTCTGATGTCACAATATCTGAACTTGCTCGTCTTTCAGAAGGCTGTACTGGTGCTGATATATCGTTAATCTGCCGAGAAGCAGCCGTTGCAGCTATGGAG GAGAGCCTTGATGCCTCAGAAGTAAAAATGCAACATTTAAAAACTGCAATTAAACAAGTGAAGCCAACAGAAATTCATCTTTATCAAGAACTATCCGACAAATTTCAAAGACTTGTTCTTTCTAGCACAAAAGAGAACTAA